CCTGGCAGTGAGATTGCCATGTGTGCTCCCCTGTGTCTCGTTGGTTCTGTGTCGTGTTGGTTCTGTGTTCCGTGGATGTTGCGAACGCCTGGCGGCAGCCGCGCGGCGAGGTCCAGTTCACCGCTCGGCCGCCACCAGGCGCCGTTCGCTACAGCATGGCTAGGTTCTAGCCGAGGAGCTGCAGCACACCCTGGTTCGACTGGTTCGCCTGAGCGAGCATCGCGGTGCCTGCCTGCGACAGGATGTTCGCGCGGGTGAAGTTGACCATCTCGGCAGCCATGTCGGTGTCGCGGATGCGGGACTCTGCAGCCTGCAGGTTCTCGCGCGAGACGTTGAGGCTGTTGATGGTCGACTCGAAGCGGTTCTGCACGGCACCGAGGTCGGCGCGAGCAGTCGAGATCGTCTTGATCTGCGCGTCGATGGCGGTGATGCTGGCCGCGGCGTTTGCCGCCGTGTCGAACGTCAGCGCAGCGGTGGCAGTGCCCACCGCGGTGGTGTTGGCGCCCGAGAGGTCAACGGCGATCTGGTCTTCAGCGGCAACTCCGCCAGCACCGACGTGGAACGTGAGCGCAGTCGCGGTTCCGTCGAGCAGCTTGATGCCGTTGAAGTTGGTCGAGGCACCGATACGGGTGAGCTCGGCCGACAGGGCGTCAGACTCGGTCTTGATCGCGAGGCGCGAGTCAGCGTTGTTCGAGTCGTTACCGGCCTGAACAGCGAGGTCACGCATGCGCTGCAGGATCGAGTGAACCTCGGTCAGGGCGCCTTCCGCGGTCTGGATGACCGAGATGCCGTCCTGCGCGTTGCGGGCGGCGACGGTGAGGCCGTTGACCTGCGAGCGCAGACCCTCGGAGATCGCCATGCCGGCCGCGTCATCCGCTGCACGGTTGATACGCAGACCGCTCGACAGCTTCTCGAGCGACTTCGACAGGTCGTTCTGCGTGTTGGACAGGTTGCGGTGAGCGTTGAGCGCCGCAATGTTGGTGTTGATCTGCATACCCATGATGAATTCCTCCGTGATTGGGTCTGAACGCCGGCCCATCCATGGGCTGACACCATGAGCTATCGGCAGCCGCGACGCCGGCGTTAGCCGGATGCGGAAGAATTTTTCGATTCTCCGCCGGGCACCGGTCAGAAGCCGACGGCGCTCCGCACACCCTGTGTACCGAAGCGGGTGGTACCGCTCACCGAGCCGCGCACGGTGCTGTCGGCGACCCGCGACAGGTAGGCGCTGCGGCTGGCCGCCGACACCCGCGAGGTCGGGGTGTGCACGGCCTCCGCGTCATCCGCGTAGTGGGTTTCAAGTCCGTCGCGCAGCAGGCGGATGGCTTCGGAACGCTGCTGCGAGACGGCGGAGTGCGTGATGCCGAGCTCATCAGCGATGTCCTTCACCGGGCGATCCTTGAAGTAGACCTCGGTCACGATGAATCGCATCTTCTCGGGCAGCGCCTCGACCGCGGCGCGCAGGAAGCGGAGCCTCTCTGCGGTGAGCACGTCATCTTCGGGCAGTGCGGTGTCGGCGACCAGGAACTCGGCGACCGTGTCATCGATCGTGGAGACGGTGCGTGCGGCATCCGACAGGCCAGCTGTGGCCTCGGCGCGATCGACGCCGAGCGCGGCCGCGATCTCGTCGACCGACGGGCGACGGCCGAGAGCAGCGGTCAGCGTTTCCTGCACCGCCGCGGTTTCTTTGATCCGGCGACGGGCACCACGTGTTGCCCAGTCACCGGCTCGCATCTCATCGGCGAACGCGCCGATAATTCGCTTGCGCGCGAACGCGCCGAATGGAATGCCCAGTTCCGGCTTGTATGCCTCGGCGGCGGTGATCAGCGCGACTGCGCCGGCCGATGCCAGGTCGTCACGCGAGAGGTGCGTTGCCCTGGCGCTCACTTCGGCGACCAGGTACCCGACCAGCGGGAGATTGTCGACGACGATTATGTTGCGTTCTACACGATTCACTAGCTGGACCCCTGTGCGCGTTGTGTATGGAAATCGACGCGTTCGGGTCCGCGGCTCGGTGGGTCGGGTGTGTGTGCTGTGGGCAGCTGCGGGCGGGATGTGGGGTCGGCAGGAAAGCACTGTTGGGTAACGAGCGGCGGTTGCGTGCCGATAGTTCGGTGTAAGCCGACACGTTCCCCCCTCATCAGCGTGCGAGAGCATTTCTCGCGTCTTTCCCCCACATGACATGTTGCCAAACCGCGGAGATTGATTCTACGAACGAGCCGCCCCCAGTACGGGGCGCCCCCCAATGGGGGGAACTGGATGCGAGTCGTATTCAGCACTCAGGATCCGCCACTAACGTTGCGGTTGGCGTTGCCGATAGTTCATGCCAGCGAGTTATCCACCCGAAGGAGCGAAGAGAAACGTGAGCGCGCAAGACTTATCCGCACTGCTCTGGCGCGAACGCGAGCTGCTTGAGCTCTTGCTGTTCAAACTCGAAGAAGAACAGCTGCTGTTGACCGCGGGCAAGTCCCGCTGGCTCCCCCACGCCACCCGCGAGGTCGAGCAGGTACTCGAGCGGCTGCGCGAAGCCGGCCTCGGGCGAACCGTCGCGGTGTCATCTCTCGCTCGCGAATGGGCGATCGACGACAACGCCACGCTCCGCGACCTGGTCGTGCACGCTCCCGCCGGGCCGTGGGCCGACATTTTCACCGCGCATCTGCAAGCGATGACAGAACTCACCGGCCAGATCAGGCATCTTCGCGATGTCAACGAGCAGTTCCTGCGGGCGGCGTCACGGTCGACGCAGGAGACGCTCGCCCACCTCACTACCGAGGCCGGCACCTACAGCGCCAGCGGTCTTTCCGATTCCGATCTCTCCAGCGCCAGGCTGGTCGACAAGACCCTTTAAGGACACGACAGTGAGCACGTTCAGTGGACTGAACACCGCATACACCGGCCTCGTCGCCGCCCGGAAGGGGCTCGACGTAGTCGGGCAGAACATCGCCAACGCCAACACCGAGGGCTACACCCGGCAGCGCGTGACGACGTCGTCGATCGGCTCGCTCGCGACAGTGGGCCCGCTGGCTGGCCCGGTCACCGTTGGCCAGGGGGTCAGCGTTGACGGCGTGGCCCGGCTGGGGAATGTGTTCCTCGATGCCAGGGTGCGGTCGACCGCCGGCACAGCGGGCTACTGGGCGGTGCGGGCCAACGTGATGACGTCGCTCGAGTCGACGCTTCAGGAGCCTGGCGAGAATGGACTCTCCACGCAACTGCAGGACTTCTTCGCCGCGTGGGGGGATGTCGCGAATGCCGCGGGCGAACCCGCCCCGGCGGGCGTTTTACTCGAGCAGGCGGGCGTGCTCGTCTCGCAAATCGCAAGCGGCTACCGCGAAGTTGAGAATCAGTGGTCGCAGGTGCGCCGGGAGACCGACGGCATGGTGTCCGAGCTGAACGATGCGGCCTCCCAGGTCGCCGACCTGAATGGACGCATCCGGTCCACCCTGCAGGCCGGCGGTTCGGTGAACGAGCTGCTCGACAAGCGGAGCAGCCTCACGACTACGATTGCCGCCCTCGCCGGTGGCACCGCGCGTGAGCTCGCCGACGGCACCGTTGAGGTGCTGATCGGTGGCAACGCGATCGTCTCGGGCGACAGCTTCCGGGCAGTTCAAGCAACCGGCACGCACGTGTTCGGCACCCTCTCGGCGGACCCCCCGAAACTTCAGTGGGCTCACTCCGGCCTTGCCGTCTCCTTGGACGGTGGGGAGATCGCCGGCGCGCTGTCGACGCTCGCCCCGGCCAGCGCCGGCACCGGTGGCGTGTTGGCCGAGGCCGCAGCCTCGTACGACGCTTTCGCTGAGAAGCTGGCCTTTGCGGTCAACACACTCCACAACGGTGCCCAGTCGGGCACCGGCGGCGCCACCGGCGATTTCTTCTCCTTTACTGTCGGCTCCGCGGCCACAACCTTGGCTGTACTGCCCACCGACGCCTCCACGATTGCGACCGGTGTGTCGGGCGGCGGCGTCCTCGATGGTTCCGTGGCCGACAAGATCGGCAATTTGAGCACCAGCACCGCCGCCGGCTCGCCGAACGTCGTCTGGTCCGGCTTCGTCACGTCTCTCGGAATCACCACCCGCAGCAACCTGCAGCAGGCGACGCTCGCGGAGCTGTCCGCGGCATCCGCCGTCAACATCCAGTTGGCCCACGCCTCTGTCGATATGGACGAGGAGAACGTGAACTTGCTCACCTTCCAGGTGGCCTATCAGGGCGCCGCGCGGGTACTCACGGCGGTCGACGAAATGCTTGACACGCTGATCAACCGCACCGGAATCGTGGGGAGGTAGTCGATGATCACGCGCACAACAACGAACATGATGATGCAGAACGCACAGCGCAACCTGCAGACGAACATGGCGGCTCTGGCGAGGTTGCAGGAGCAGGCATCCAGCCAGAAGGCCATCACGCGGCCGTCGGATGACCCGACTGCAACGGCTGACTCGCTGCGCATCCGCGCCGAGCAGCGTGCCACCGAGCAGTACGGCCGCAACATCGACGACGGCACTGGCTGGCTGACCACGATCGACTCCGCGCTCGGAACCACGACAACCCTGATGAACCGCGTTCGCGACCTCGCGGTGCAGGGCGCGAACGACGGAGCAATGTCGCCCACCGCGAAACAGGCGATTGTCACCGAGCTCGAGGGCCTTAAGGCTGAGCTGCTCAACGTGGCCAACACCAAGTACCAGGGCCGGTCAGTATTCGCCGGGAACTCTGATGCGGCCACCGCGTTCGATGCCGCGTCCTACGCGTATGCAGCGACCGGCGCGACTGTCGAGCGGCGCATTTCCGCGCACTCTACGATCCGCGTTGACGCCGACGGAGCCGCGACATTCGGTGCCGGGCCCGGATCGGTATTCGCCCTGGTCGATCAGATCGCCGCCGAGCTTACAGGCGGCACCAATATCGGCCCGCAGCTTGGCGCCATCGACGCCCACATGACCAACATCCGCGAACAGCAGGCCATTGTCGGAACCCGGCACGCCCAAATTCTGCGAGCCGAGGAGACGCACATGGAACGGACCGTTTCACTCGAGGGCCAGCGCGCTGGCGTCGAGGATATCGACATCGCCGAGGTGATCCTCGACCTGCAGCTGCAGGAGGTCTCGTACCAGACCGCCCTGGCCGTCACCGCGCGGGTGCTGCAGCCCACCCTGATGGACTTCCTCCGATGACCGCGCTCGCCTTCCTCGCTCCCCCGCCCGGTTTCGCACCGTTCGTGGACTTCACGCTGTCCGACATCGACGGCGCCGAGGGTTTGTACGCCCTCGAGGCGACGCAGGATGCCGGCATCCGCCTGTTCGTGCTGGATGCCGCCGTGTACCTGCCCGACTACACGCCGGTCATCTCGGACGAGCAGAGCGCTGCGCTTGGCCTGGCGACCGCGGAAGACGCGGCGGTGCTCGTGGTTGCGAACCCGTCGGACGAGGCCACCACGATGAACCTGATGGCTCCGATCGTGGTGAACCGCGCCACCGGCGTGAGCGCCCAAGTGATCCTCGAGGGCCAGAACTGGCCGCTGCGCGCGGAGCTCGCCGCGCGCTAGTACTCGGTTTGAGCCCTGCCTAACGGCGCGGCGGCGACTGCCGATAGTTCCTGTCGTGACGGTCCAGGAACACACGCGTACGAGCGCGCCCACACGGTTGAACGCGGAGTCTGCGAAGTCGGTCGAAGTGTACGACTTCCGACGCCCGACGACGCTCGCCCGCGAGCACTCCCGTGTGCTCGAGCTGGCGATCGAGACCTTCGCCCGCCAGTGGGGAACGCAACTCACCGCCAAGGTGCGAGTGGTGTCGCACGTCACCTCCGAGCAGGTGGTGATGCTGACCTACGACGAGTACGCGGCCTCCCTGCCCCCGACCACCGCGATGGTGCTCTGCGAGCTGCAGAATCACACCGCGAAGGCGGTCATCCAGTTCGCCACCTCGGCGGCGCTCACCTGGGTCGGATACATGCTCGGCGGCAACGGCGGTCAGCCCGCACCCAACCGCAAGTTCACGCAGATCGAGCAAGCGCTGGTGCGCAAGCTGATGGATGACGCGCTGGAAGACCTGCGCTACTCGCTGGGTTCACTGCTGGTGACCCCGATCTCGGTCGACACGATCCACTACAACTCTCAGTTCGCCCAGGCCGCCGCCACCACCGACCTGATGATCGTCGCCTCGTTCGAGATCCGCGTTGGAGACAACACCACCAGCGCCACCCTGGCGATCCCCGCCGACGCGCTGCTGCCGCAACTCGGCGAGACCAACCCGATGAGCACCACCGCGAACGCCCGACTGCTCATGCAGGCGCAGCTGGTGAGCGTGCCGGTCGACGTGTCGCTGCAGCTGGCGCCGGCGAAGGTCAAGCCGGGCATGATCCTCGACCTGTCGGTCGGCGACCTCATTCCGATCCCCCACCCGCGCCACCGCCCGCTGGATTTAGCGGTCGACGGGCAGCCGCTCGCCCGCGCCGCGGTCGGCGCCAACGGCTCCAGGCTCGCCTGCGTCGTGGTCAGCTCGCCCTCCGGCGACGGCGCCCCCACCGAATCTTTGACAGAGGAGAACTCCTGATGAGCACGACGACCACCCCTCACGCCGCAGCCGCTGACGCGCTGATCGCGCTGCTGCCGAGCCAGACTCCGCTCACCGCGCTGCAGGCCGACCGCAGCCGTGCCGCCGGCGCCGTGCACGCCGCCACCGTCGCCACCTTCGTGGGCGCCGAATCGGCCGACCTCGCCGTGGTGTTGAACGACGCGGAAGCCCTCGCCGCCGCAGCGGGCACCGACTCACCCCTCGTCTCGGCCGCCGATGTGCTGCGGCCCGCGCTGGAGAACGCCGCCAGCGTGTTCGGCACCGGCGTGCTCGGCGAGGCGCGCATCGACGACGCGTCGGCACTGTTCGCCGACGCCGACAGCCGGGTGTTCGAGCTCACCGCCGACGGCGTCACCGGCGGCTGGTTCGCCATCCGCGTGCGCTCCACCGGCACCCGCGGCACCGCCACCCCCACCACCGCCGACGCGCGCAGCGTTGCCGACAAGCTCGGCCGCATCAACAACGTGGAGATGGCGCTCACCGTCGAGATCGGACGCACCCGGATGTCGGTGCGCGACGTGCTCGACCTGGAACCGGGCGCGGTGATCGAGCTGGACCGCTCGGCCGGCGCCCCCGCCGACATCCTGCTCAACGGCCGGCTGATCGCCCACGGCGAGGTCGTCGTGGTCGACCAGGACTACGCCGTGCGCATCACCCAGATCCTCGACGTCACCGAGGGCCTGGCCTGACATGGACACCCTGCTTCTCGCGCTGCGGGTGCTGCTCTCGCTCGGGGTGGTCTTCGGCCTGCTCTGGGTGATGCAGCGCCGCATGACCCGCGGTAGCCGCGGCAAGGATGTCGCCACGCCGATCCGGGTCATCGGCCGGCAGCGGCTCGGTGCCAAGGCCTCGGTGGTGGTGGTCGAGCTGCAGGGCAAGAAGTTCATGCTGGGCGTCACCGAGCAGTCGGTGAACGTGCTGCACGCCGAAACCGGCACCGCCACCCCGGTTCCGCTCTCGAGCGAGCCGACCCCGGCCGAGGAGTTCGCCCGCTCGATGCGTCAGGTGTCCGCGTCGCCGAGTACAGATGCCAGTGCAGATACCACTGCGGATGCCGCGATTCCCGCGTCCGCGACATCCGACTCTCCCCCTGCCCTGCTGCGCCCGCGCCGTGACCGACCCTCGAACGCCCTCGGCGGCTCGATCCTCTCCCCACACACGTGGAAGCAGACGGCCGACGTGCTGCGGCAGCGGCGGTGACCGCCGCCCGGTCGCGGACTTCCCAGGCCGGGAGGCTCGCCCTCCTTGCCGCCCTGACCGTTCTCGTCGCGCTGGCGTTCGCGCTGTTGCCCGCGCTGGCCGGGCATGCTGCACCGATCGACCCTGTTCCGCCCACCGACCCGACCGCGCCGGAAAGCGGCGACTTCACGGTGGAAATCAACGGACCGAACGGGGCTCCCTCGGCGGCGATCGTCACCCTGGTGGGCATCACCCTGCTGTCGGTCGCCCCGGCGCTGCTGCTGATGATGACCTCGTTCACCAAGATCTTCGTGGTGCTGGCGATGACCCGCAACGCGTTGGCGCTGCCGTCGATCCCGCCGAACCAGGTGCTGGCCGGGCTTGCCCTGTTCCTGTCGCTGTTCATCATGAGCCCGGTGCTCACCGAGGTGTTCGAGCTGGGCGTGCAGCCGTATCTGGACGGCGCAATGACCTTCACCGACGCGTTGGAGGCGGCATCCGGTCCGCTGCGTGATTTCATGCTGGCGCACACCCGCGAGGAAGACCTCGCGCTGATGACCAGGGCGGCGGATAAGGACAACCCGGCGAGCGCCGCCGATGTGCCGCTGCTCACGCTCATCCCGGCGTTCATGATCTCCGAGCTGCGCGCCGCGTTCATCATCGGCTTCGTCATCTTCGTGCCGTTCCTGGTGATCGACATTGTCGTCTCGGCCGCGCTGATGTCGATGGGCATGATGATGCTGCCGCCGGTGATGATCTCACTGCCGTTCAAGATCCTGCTGTTCGTGCTGGTGGACGGCTGGGGCCTGATCATCACCTCGCTGATCACCGGATACGAGGTGGGCTGATGGATACCAACGCGGTTCTCGACATCGGCCTGCAGGGCCTGCTGATCGCGGCCAAGCTCGCGGCGCCCATCCTGATCACCGCCCTCGTGGTCGGCTTCGCCATCTCGCTGTTCCAGTCGATGACGCAGATCCAGGAGGTCACCCTCTCGTTCGTGCCGAAGGCGGTCGCGGTCAGCATCGCGCTGGTGGTGTCCGGACACTGGATGATCTCCGAGATGGTGGCATTCACCCACCAGCTGTTCGAGAAGATCCCCGGGCTGCTCGGGGGCGGGTGACGTGCAGTTCTCGCTGGATCTCGCCTGGCTGGAAGCGGTCATGCTCGCCGGGGTGCGGATGGTGGCGTTCCTCGTGATCGCGCCGCCGTTCTCCTACAACGCCATCCCGGTCAGGGTGAAGGCGATGCTCGGCATCGGGCTCGCGTTGGCGGTGTCGCCGCAGGTCACCGCCGGCTACCAGTCGCTGGGCACGGTTGAATTCTTCGGCGCCCTGGTGCTCGAGGTGGTGGTCGGCGCCGCCCTCGGCTTCCTGGTGATGCTCGTCTTCTCGGCGGTGCAGGGCGCCGGACATTTGATCGACATGTTCGGCGGGTTCCAGATGGCGCAGGGTTTCGACCCGCAGTCCATGGTCAACGGCGCCCAGTTCACCCGCCTGTTCCACATGACCGCGTTGGTGCTGCTGTTCGCGTCCGACGGTTACCAGCTGATCATCGCCGGCCTCACCCGCACGTTCACGGCGCTGCCGCTCGGCGGCGGCATGGACCTCAGCGCCCCGGTCGAGGCGATGACCAGCGGCGTCACCCAGATGTTCCTCGCGGCCGTGCAAATCGCCGGTCCCCTGCTGGTCGTGCTGTTCCTGGCCGATGTCGGCCTCGGCCTGCTCACCAGGGTCGCGCCCGCCCTCAACGCGTTCGCCCTCGGCTTCCCGCTGAAAATCCTGGTCACCCTGATCTTCGCCGTGGTCGTGTACGTGGCGCTGCCGGGCATCGTCGCAAGCCTCACCGATGACGCCACCGGCCTGCTGATGGGGGTGAGGTAATGAGCGACACCTCGGAAGAACGCACAGAGCTCGCCACCCAGAAGCGCATGAAGGAGGTGCGCTCCAAGGGTCAACTGTCGAAGTCACAAGATCTCACCGCGTGGCTGGGCGTGGGCGCCGCCGCCGTGATGCTGCCGCTGACGATCGGACTGGGAACGGATGCCGCGGTCGACCAGGTCTTCGACATCGGCGCCATCATCGGCGCCCCCGAACCCGCGGTCGCGCTGAAGGCACTCAGCGACGCATTCGGCTCACTCGCCGGCACGCTCACCCCGATGTTCGTGGTGGTGGCGCTGACCGTGCTGATCGGCGCGGCCGCGCAGGGCGGCATCCACTTCCGCAATTTCACCCCGAAGGTCGAACAGTTCAACCTGGTGAACGGCGTGAAACGCGTGTTCGGCATGCAGGCGCTCTGGGAGGGCACGAAGGCGCTGATCAAGACGGCCCTGATCGGCCTGGTGCTCGTCGTAGTGGTGCAGGGCATGCTGCCGGTGCTGATGACCGCGGGCGGGCTGCCGGTGTCCTCCCTGCTCGACACCGCCGGCAGCGGCGCAGCGGCGCTGCTGCAGGTCGGCGTGATCGCCGGCCTGGCATTGGCCGCCGCCGACCTGTTCGTGGTGATGCGGCGCAACCGCAAACGCACCCGCATGACCAAGAAAGAGGTCAGGGACGAGAACAAGAACGCCGACGGTGACCCCCTGATCAAGTCGCAGCGTCGCGCCCGTCAGCTGGCGATGAGCCGCAACCGGATGATCGCCGCGGTATCCGGGGCCGACGTGGTGCTGCTGAACCCCACCCACGTGGCCGTCGCCCTGAAGTACGAGCCGGGCAAGGCCGCCCCGCGCGTGGTCGCCAAGGGCTCCGACGCGATCGCCGCCCGCATCCGCGAGCAAGCCGAGACCGACCGCGTGCCGATGGTGCGCGACATCCCGCTCGCCCGCGCCCTGCACGGCGCCTGCGACATCGGCCAGGAGATTCCCGTCGAGCTGTACAGCGCCGTCGCGCGCGTGCTGGTCTTCGTGCTGGCCCTCAAGTCCCGAGGCGCCGCGCAAGGCGTGCACACCATGACCAAAACCGCCGCATGATGTCAGGAGTCCAGTGACATGAATCGCAACCGAAATCTCGCCAAGCTCGCCGTACCGATCTGCGTGGTCGGCATTGTCATGCTGCTGGTCGTGCCGGTGCCCGCACCGCTGCTCGACGTGCTCATCATCCTCAACATCCTGCTGGCGCTGGTGATCCTGCTCACCACCATGTTCGTCAGAAAGCCGCTCGACTTCTCGGTGTTCCCGTCGCTGCTGCTGGTGGCCACCCTGTTCCGACTCGGTCTGAACGTGGCATCCACCCGGCTGGTGCTCGGCGACGCCTACGCCGGCCAGGTGATCGAGGCATTCGGGCACATCGCCGTCGGCGGCTCGATCATCATCGGCGCCGTGATCTTCCTGATCCTCGTCGTGATCCAGTTCGTGGTGGTCACCAAGGGCGCCGAACGGGTGGCCGAGGTCGGCGCCCGCTTCACCCTCGACGCCATGCCCGGCAAGCAGATGGCCATCGACGCCGACCTGAACGCCGGCCTGATCACCGACGTGCAGGCAAAGGAACGCCGCGCCGAAGTCTCGGCCGAAGCCGACTTCTACGGCGCCATGGACGGCGCCTCGAAGTTCGTCAAGGGCGACGCCATCGCCGGCATCATCATCATCATCATCAACCTGGTCGGCGGCGTCGCGATCGGCATGATCCAGCGCGGCATGGAGATCGGCGAGGCCCTCGAAACCTACGCGCTGCTCACCATCGGCGACGGCCTGGTCACCCAGATCCCGGCGCTGCTGATGGCGGTGTCCACCGGCATGATCGTCACCCGCTCGAACGCGGAATCCGACATGGGCACCACCGCCTCGGCGCAGCTCAGTCAGTCCCGCAACGCGTTGATGATCGCCGGCGCCGCCGCGATCGTGATGGGGCTGATCCCCGGCATGCCGATCGTGCCGTTCGTGATCATCGGAGCGCTGCTGCTGTTCGCGTCGCAACGGATCAAGGCCACCGAGC
This Salinibacterium sp. ZJ450 DNA region includes the following protein-coding sequences:
- a CDS encoding flagellar motor switch protein FliM — protein: MTVQEHTRTSAPTRLNAESAKSVEVYDFRRPTTLAREHSRVLELAIETFARQWGTQLTAKVRVVSHVTSEQVVMLTYDEYAASLPPTTAMVLCELQNHTAKAVIQFATSAALTWVGYMLGGNGGQPAPNRKFTQIEQALVRKLMDDALEDLRYSLGSLLVTPISVDTIHYNSQFAQAAATTDLMIVASFEIRVGDNTTSATLAIPADALLPQLGETNPMSTTANARLLMQAQLVSVPVDVSLQLAPAKVKPGMILDLSVGDLIPIPHPRHRPLDLAVDGQPLARAAVGANGSRLACVVVSSPSGDGAPTESLTEENS
- a CDS encoding flagellar biosynthetic protein FliO is translated as MDTLLLALRVLLSLGVVFGLLWVMQRRMTRGSRGKDVATPIRVIGRQRLGAKASVVVVELQGKKFMLGVTEQSVNVLHAETGTATPVPLSSEPTPAEEFARSMRQVSASPSTDASADTTADAAIPASATSDSPPALLRPRRDRPSNALGGSILSPHTWKQTADVLRQRR
- the flgK gene encoding flagellar hook-associated protein FlgK, with the protein product MSTFSGLNTAYTGLVAARKGLDVVGQNIANANTEGYTRQRVTTSSIGSLATVGPLAGPVTVGQGVSVDGVARLGNVFLDARVRSTAGTAGYWAVRANVMTSLESTLQEPGENGLSTQLQDFFAAWGDVANAAGEPAPAGVLLEQAGVLVSQIASGYREVENQWSQVRRETDGMVSELNDAASQVADLNGRIRSTLQAGGSVNELLDKRSSLTTTIAALAGGTARELADGTVEVLIGGNAIVSGDSFRAVQATGTHVFGTLSADPPKLQWAHSGLAVSLDGGEIAGALSTLAPASAGTGGVLAEAAASYDAFAEKLAFAVNTLHNGAQSGTGGATGDFFSFTVGSAATTLAVLPTDASTIATGVSGGGVLDGSVADKIGNLSTSTAAGSPNVVWSGFVTSLGITTRSNLQQATLAELSAASAVNIQLAHASVDMDEENVNLLTFQVAYQGAARVLTAVDEMLDTLINRTGIVGR
- a CDS encoding flagellar biosynthetic protein FliR, coding for MQFSLDLAWLEAVMLAGVRMVAFLVIAPPFSYNAIPVRVKAMLGIGLALAVSPQVTAGYQSLGTVEFFGALVLEVVVGAALGFLVMLVFSAVQGAGHLIDMFGGFQMAQGFDPQSMVNGAQFTRLFHMTALVLLFASDGYQLIIAGLTRTFTALPLGGGMDLSAPVEAMTSGVTQMFLAAVQIAGPLLVVLFLADVGLGLLTRVAPALNAFALGFPLKILVTLIFAVVVYVALPGIVASLTDDATGLLMGVR
- the fliP gene encoding flagellar type III secretion system pore protein FliP (The bacterial flagellar biogenesis protein FliP forms a type III secretion system (T3SS)-type pore required for flagellar assembly.) produces the protein MEADGRRAAAAAVTAARSRTSQAGRLALLAALTVLVALAFALLPALAGHAAPIDPVPPTDPTAPESGDFTVEINGPNGAPSAAIVTLVGITLLSVAPALLLMMTSFTKIFVVLAMTRNALALPSIPPNQVLAGLALFLSLFIMSPVLTEVFELGVQPYLDGAMTFTDALEAASGPLRDFMLAHTREEDLALMTRAADKDNPASAADVPLLTLIPAFMISELRAAFIIGFVIFVPFLVIDIVVSAALMSMGMMMLPPVMISLPFKILLFVLVDGWGLIITSLITGYEVG
- the flgL gene encoding flagellar hook-associated protein FlgL — encoded protein: MITRTTTNMMMQNAQRNLQTNMAALARLQEQASSQKAITRPSDDPTATADSLRIRAEQRATEQYGRNIDDGTGWLTTIDSALGTTTTLMNRVRDLAVQGANDGAMSPTAKQAIVTELEGLKAELLNVANTKYQGRSVFAGNSDAATAFDAASYAYAATGATVERRISAHSTIRVDADGAATFGAGPGSVFALVDQIAAELTGGTNIGPQLGAIDAHMTNIREQQAIVGTRHAQILRAEETHMERTVSLEGQRAGVEDIDIAEVILDLQLQEVSYQTALAVTARVLQPTLMDFLR
- the fliQ gene encoding flagellar biosynthesis protein FliQ, which codes for MDTNAVLDIGLQGLLIAAKLAAPILITALVVGFAISLFQSMTQIQEVTLSFVPKAVAVSIALVVSGHWMISEMVAFTHQLFEKIPGLLGGG
- the fliN gene encoding flagellar motor switch protein FliN, whose translation is MSTTTTPHAAAADALIALLPSQTPLTALQADRSRAAGAVHAATVATFVGAESADLAVVLNDAEALAAAAGTDSPLVSAADVLRPALENAASVFGTGVLGEARIDDASALFADADSRVFELTADGVTGGWFAIRVRSTGTRGTATPTTADARSVADKLGRINNVEMALTVEIGRTRMSVRDVLDLEPGAVIELDRSAGAPADILLNGRLIAHGEVVVVDQDYAVRITQILDVTEGLA
- the flgN gene encoding flagellar export chaperone FlgN — translated: MSAQDLSALLWRERELLELLLFKLEEEQLLLTAGKSRWLPHATREVEQVLERLREAGLGRTVAVSSLAREWAIDDNATLRDLVVHAPAGPWADIFTAHLQAMTELTGQIRHLRDVNEQFLRAASRSTQETLAHLTTEAGTYSASGLSDSDLSSARLVDKTL
- a CDS encoding flagellin codes for the protein MGMQINTNIAALNAHRNLSNTQNDLSKSLEKLSSGLRINRAADDAAGMAISEGLRSQVNGLTVAARNAQDGISVIQTAEGALTEVHSILQRMRDLAVQAGNDSNNADSRLAIKTESDALSAELTRIGASTNFNGIKLLDGTATALTFHVGAGGVAAEDQIAVDLSGANTTAVGTATAALTFDTAANAAASITAIDAQIKTISTARADLGAVQNRFESTINSLNVSRENLQAAESRIRDTDMAAEMVNFTRANILSQAGTAMLAQANQSNQGVLQLLG
- a CDS encoding sigma-70 family RNA polymerase sigma factor, which gives rise to MNRVERNIIVVDNLPLVGYLVAEVSARATHLSRDDLASAGAVALITAAEAYKPELGIPFGAFARKRIIGAFADEMRAGDWATRGARRRIKETAAVQETLTAALGRRPSVDEIAAALGVDRAEATAGLSDAARTVSTIDDTVAEFLVADTALPEDDVLTAERLRFLRAAVEALPEKMRFIVTEVYFKDRPVKDIADELGITHSAVSQQRSEAIRLLRDGLETHYADDAEAVHTPTSRVSAASRSAYLSRVADSTVRGSVSGTTRFGTQGVRSAVGF
- the fliW gene encoding flagellar assembly protein FliW encodes the protein MTALAFLAPPPGFAPFVDFTLSDIDGAEGLYALEATQDAGIRLFVLDAAVYLPDYTPVISDEQSAALGLATAEDAAVLVVANPSDEATTMNLMAPIVVNRATGVSAQVILEGQNWPLRAELAAR